The genomic segment TTGGGGTTTGCTGCTTATGTAGTTTTTGCCTTGCTGTGCTTGGTTGTGATAGTAAATTCATTTTTTACGCTAAGGGCTATTATAAATAAGCAAATTTGCGTGGCTGAGTAGGGGGCAAGATGAGTTTGATGATAGTTTTTGAGGGCTCTCGCACGGCTTGCTATGATAGTGGCGAGTTTGTAGGCGAGTGTGCTTTTGTAGAAAATGACGGAAAATGGGAGCTAAATCGCACCTTTGTCAAAAAAGCCACGAGGGCAGAGGTATAGCAAAAATGCTGCTTAACGAGTTGCTTGATAACGCTCGCAAACAGGGCATAAAAATCATCCCTACTTGCTCATATGTCGCAAAAGTGATGAAAAATGATAGCTACGCTGATTTGCTATAAGCTAAGCAACTCTAGAATTCCCTAAACTCGCGCAGTGTTTTTGGCTTGCGGCAGCTGTAAAAAACTAGGGAATTCTAGATTTTTAAGTGCCTTTTGCTGGTGATTTGATGCATAAAAATCATTATATCAAAAATTTTCGCTATAATAACGCAAATTTAATCACAAGGATAAAAAATGGCACAAACAATCACAGAAAAAATATTTAGCGAGCATGTGGGTCGTGAAGTACGAGCAGGACAGATAATAGAGAGCGAAATTGATATG from the Campylobacter magnus genome contains:
- a CDS encoding GNAT family N-acetyltransferase translates to MGAKSHLCQKSHEGRGIAKMLLNELLDNARKQGIKIIPTCSYVAKVMKNDSYADLL